The Pan troglodytes isolate AG18354 chromosome 1, NHGRI_mPanTro3-v2.0_pri, whole genome shotgun sequence genome includes a region encoding these proteins:
- the LOC104004283 gene encoding LOW QUALITY PROTEIN: small ribosomal subunit protein bS21m-like (The sequence of the model RefSeq protein was modified relative to this genomic sequence to represent the inferred CDS: substituted 2 bases at 2 genomic stop codons), giving the protein MAKHLKFITRTVMVXERNVEGAXRTLNRILTTDGLTEDIKFQRYYEKPCGRRQRESYEKCRRIYSMEMAHKINFLMRKNQADPWVGC; this is encoded by the coding sequence ATGGCAAAACATCTGAAGTTCATCACCAGGACTGTGATGGTATAGGAAAGGAACGTGGAAGGTGCATAGAGGACCCTAAACAGAATCCTCACTACGGATGGGCTCACTGAGGACATTAAGTTTCAGCGGTATTATGAGAAGCCATGCGGCCGGCGACAGAGGGAAAGCTATGAAAAGTGCCGGCGGATCTACAGTATGGAAATGGCTCACAAGATCAACTTCTTGATGCGAAAGAATCAGGCAGATCCGTGGGTAGGCTGCTGA